The sequence CAGGAACGTAACGATCGCCAGCCGCAGCATTGTCGCAGTGGACAATCTGCACCCGAATTGCCGACTCGACTGGTGGGCCTGGCGAGAGACCGGTGACGAGATTTTCAGGGTGGGCCCCCGGCGCATGGCCGAAGTCTTGGAGAAGTACTACCTGCGTGAAGACGGATCGACCAAGGACTTCATCGAGTTCGACCCGGTAACGGGCGCTGTTCTGCGAGAGTTCACCCTGTTCGGGACCGTCGAGAACTCATGCTGGAGTCGTGGACAGGCATGGGTGATCGCAGGCGCTCTGCTGGGCTACGAGACCTTCCGTGATCGCTACTACCTCGACCTCGCCACGACCGCCTTCGACTACTGGTGGCGGCAGTGCGGTGCCGAGCCACCTCCCTACGATTTCGCGGACCCTGCCGAGGGCATCCCGGTTGACACCTCGGCTGCGGCGATCGTCACCGCGGCACTGGCACGTCTGGCGACCAGTCCCGACGGACCTGGACAGGCGGCACCCCTGCTCGCTCGCCTCAAGCCGATGCTCGAGGCGCTGATCGCCCGCACGACACCGACGTCCGCTGACGACTCGCGCCCGCAGGGCATGCTGCTTGACGGCTGCTTCAACATGCCGCGCAAGGTTGGTGACCGTCACGAAACGCTGTGGGGTGATCTGTACTTGCTCGACACGCTCTACACCTTGCGCCGAGGAAGTCCGTTCGCGTGAAGCCGGCTCGAACCGGCGCTGCTACTCGGCTCGCTCGGACTCGGACGCACCGCGAAGCCGCAGCGCCGGTTCGGCCCTTGGCCGCGCTGTCTCCGGCACGGTGTACTTTTTCGCCCACCGCTGACCGTCACACCGCGATCACGCCATGCCGGGGCCTGACACAGCCAGGGCAAGGCACGGAAATGGGTGGCCTCGGATTTTCCCGGCGGGCCCGCGAAGGGCAGGACGACCCGCGTGAGGTGTTGTCGCGGGCCGACTCGTAAGGTGATCTTTGCCCTCCGGGCGGGATTCGAACCTGCGGCACCCACTTTCAAGGTTTTTCTCGGCGTGCGACCGAGGAGCCTTGGTCGTCGGGAAAGCACGTCCGCGGCTCACGGCGGTTCCTGGCGGGCTCG comes from Saccharomonospora xinjiangensis XJ-54 and encodes:
- a CDS encoding glycoside hydrolase family 88 protein, with translation MTSDFLPDGAERAFAALLGRVRTTREAVGEKWPYFAEPDTGEWTTTDDGDWCDGHWIEMLRITGEVTGDESLVREALARTERSRWKLEKDDQFRGHRFYYSAARLYEYTGDQSMRTLALAAAYAMRSMAMPVNGAMPIGTQVQVRNVTIASRSIVAVDNLHPNCRLDWWAWRETGDEIFRVGPRRMAEVLEKYYLREDGSTKDFIEFDPVTGAVLREFTLFGTVENSCWSRGQAWVIAGALLGYETFRDRYYLDLATTAFDYWWRQCGAEPPPYDFADPAEGIPVDTSAAAIVTAALARLATSPDGPGQAAPLLARLKPMLEALIARTTPTSADDSRPQGMLLDGCFNMPRKVGDRHETLWGDLYLLDTLYTLRRGSPFA